The proteins below are encoded in one region of Acidobacteriota bacterium:
- a CDS encoding zinc ribbon domain-containing protein yields the protein MPIFDYRCPSCGHRFEALLLSRTQHAPACPACGAADVEKQPSVFGVGSGSGPGAGALPRAVG from the coding sequence ATGCCGATTTTCGATTACCGCTGCCCTTCGTGCGGCCACCGCTTCGAGGCCCTGCTGCTCTCTCGCACTCAACACGCTCCCGCCTGCCCGGCCTGCGGCGCGGCGGACGTCGAAAAACAGCCGTCGGTCTTCGGCGTCGGGTCGGGATCGGGCCCCGGAGCGGGTGCCCTCCCGCGCGCCGTCGGTTGA